A single window of Vanessa atalanta chromosome 27, ilVanAtal1.2, whole genome shotgun sequence DNA harbors:
- the LOC125074281 gene encoding chorion class CB protein PC404-like gives MSALAFLFFCFQACLLQNVCSQYMRGAYGPGIYGTTCGCGAGLAPAAFSAYPEFAAYGGAGVGDVVVAGEMGVAGTTAVAGQVPILGAVEFGGIVPAGGTVSIAGSCGCGCNAAYGPYSAAPFAAPCASPFAYEVAAVSASNGGGLEIASGSALPPRGVSVLSENAIEGPLAVAGALPFLGTVGLEGVLPTAGFGAVNYGCGNGAVGIVAEDIAPVGIASPFGYGVGPLAADRFGYGSIGYGPFGYGTGVYGRAGYGCGAFI, from the exons ATGTCCGCCCTCGCTTTCCTGTTCTTCTGCTTCCAAGCTTGCTTGCTTcag AATGTCTGCAGCCAGTACATGCGTGGGGCATATGGCCCAGGGATCTATGGTACCACATGTGGCTGTGGAGCTGGTCTCGCCCCCGCTGCATTTTCTGCTTATCCTGAATTCGCTGCCTATGGCGGAGCAGGTGTTGGTGATGTAGTGGTAGCGGGTGAGATGGGCGTTGCTGGTACAACCGCAGTAGCTGGTCAAGTTCCTATCCTCGGTGCTGTTGAATTTGGTGGTATCGTGCCGGCTGGTGGTACCGTATCGATCGCTGGTAGCTGCGGCTGCGGTTGCAACG CCGCATACGGTCCATATTCCGCTGCACCATTCGCTGCTCCGTGTGCATCTCCCTTCGCTTACGAAGTTGCTGCCGTCTCAGCTTCAAATGGCGGCGGTCTGGAAATAGCTAGTGGTTCCGCTCTGCCCCCGCGTGGAGTGTCTGTTTTATCAGAAAACGCCATAGAAGGTCCTCTCGCAGTCGCCGGCGCTTTGCCGTTCTTAGGAACCGTGGGCCTTGAAGGTGTTCTGCCAACTGCTGGTTTTGGTGCCGTCAATTACGGTTGTGGCAACGGCGCAGTTGGCATTGTGGCTGAGGATATCGCCCCAGTTGGCATCGCAAGTCCATTCGGATACGGTGTTGGTCCTCTCGCTGCTGATAGATTCGGCTACGGTTCTATCGGCTATGGTCCCTTCGGTTACGGCACAGGAGTTTACGGCCGTGCTGGTTATGGATGCGGTGCGTTTATTTAA
- the LOC125074235 gene encoding gastrula zinc finger protein XlCGF57.1-like, whose product MDNTVLKKNNICRTCLSEASNCKSLLSKMEGEDRTLCEVLSFVTSVDISISEEYPKQVCNDCHIMICKADDFKKRCIQSESILKSGIFMSPFDELIKNEIINSTDFDITKSQLPIDGQILIDNIYMKKNSQTLEVELPIIDNFDTLSDNYKYENVKEERDDIRNDMDISDDIGNNILDYTQTDNPINTNICFCGFICTDTAKFESHTKECKTFVNKYDRDVHSCPLCNDNFPNLKQLQVHIYSHKETSNGTSNHECPKCKNSFICKSLLIAHLKTHKNRIRVKHKKSRMEPKDNITIPLKCVKCEEKLPNLDELAFHLKKHMHNETEQEEQNYQCSMCMRKFVRKMSLIAHIKRHEDKAQMKFTCKTCKREFQHQAHLDNHIVLVHSKEKGLTCNKCGKSFVTQDCLDHHMEGHKVDKKHHCTVCGKTFTIMSALTDHIRTHTGEKPFLCSICGRGFSQKNNLVQHMRRHEGLKPFKCEHCERRFVSKGELHAHNRKHSGAHPFICDDCGNSFTTSSSLTKHRRIHSGERPYACDLCSMRFAVLGTLKNHRRTHTGEKPYQCSHCEKAFIQRTDLVSHIRCHTGERPYICTSCGQAFRKASALKVHIKIHGKEPMLI is encoded by the exons ATGGATAATAcagtattaaaaaagaataacatttGCAGAACATGTTTGAGCGAGGCGTCTAATTGTAAATCTTTATTAAGCAAAATGGAAGGGGAAGATCGGACGCTCTGTGAAGTACTCTCTTTTGTTACAAGCGTTGATATTTCTATCAGCGAAGAATATCCTAAACAAGTGTGTAACGATTGCCATATTATGATATGTAAAGCCGACGATTTCAAAAAGAGATGTATACAATCcgaaagtatattaaaaagtgGAATTTTTATGTCACCATTCGACGAACTTATAaagaatgaaattataaatagcacGGATTTCGATATAACAAAATCTCAACTACCAATCGATGGTCAAATCCTCATCgataatatttacatgaaaaaaaactCTCAAACATTAGAAGTAGAATTACCaataatagataattttgatactttaagtgataattataaatacgaaaatgttAAAGAGGAAAGAGATGATATACGCAACGATATGGATATATCAGATGATATCGGAAATAACATACTCGATtacacacagacagacaatccgatcaatacaaatatatgtttttgtggTTTTATTTGTACCGATACTGCTAAGTTCGAAAGCCATACTAAAGAAtgtaaaacatttgtaaataaatacgacAGGGATGTTCATTCATGTCCGCTGTGCAATGATAATTTTCCTAATTTAAAACAACTGCAAGTCCATATTTATAGTCACAAGGAAACATCGAATGGTACGAGTAATCATGAATGCCCTAAATGTAAGAACAGTTTTATTTGCAAGTCGTTATTGATAGCTcatttaaaaacacataaaaaccGAATAAGGGTGAAACACAAGAAATCGAGAATGGAACCTAAAGATAATATCACAATACCCCTAAAGTGTGTTAAGTGTGAAGAGAAATTACCCAATTTGGACGAATTAGCATTTCACTTGAAAAAGCACATGCACAATGAAACTGAACAAGAGGAACAAAACTACCAATGTTCGATGTGTATGAGAAAGTTTGTGCGTAAGATGTCTTTGATCGCACACATCAAACGTCATGAAGATAAAGCACAAATGAAATTTACATGCAAGACTTGCAAGCGTGAATTCCAACACCAAGCTCATCTAGACAATCATATTGTTTTAGTACATTCAAAAGAAAAAGGCCTAACTTGCAACAAGTGCGGCAAAAGCTTCGTCACACAAGACTGCTTAGACCACCATATGGAAGGGCATAAGGTCGATAAGAAACATCACTGTACAGTGTGCggtaaaacatttacaattatgtCGGCTTTAACTGATCATATCAGGACTCATACTGGGGAAAAGCCGTTCCTTTGTTCGATTTGTGGACGGGGATTCAGTCAGAAGAATAATTTAGTTCAGCATATGAGGCGCCATGAGGGATTGAAGCCATTCAAGTGTGAACACTGTGAGAGAAG ATTTGTCTCGAAAGGTGAACTGCACGCTCACAATCGCAAGCACAGCGGGGCTCACCCCTTCATCTGTGACGATTGCGGGAACAGTTTCACAACGTCCAGCTCCCTCACCAAACATCGGAGAATCCACAGCGGAGAAAGACCATACGCATGTGACCTCTGCTCAATGAGGTTCGCTGTGCTCGGAACGCTGAAGAATCACAGACGCACCCACACAGGAGAAAAGCCCTACCAGTGCTCCCACTGTGAGAAGGCGTTCATACAGAGAACTGACCTGGTCTCCCATATCCGGTGCCATACTGGGGAAAGGCCATATATTTGTACAAGCTGCGGCCAAGCGTTCAGAAAAGCGTCCGCGTTAAAAGTTCACATAAAAATTCATGGCAAGGAACCAATgctgatataa
- the LOC125074145 gene encoding uncharacterized protein LOC125074145, whose protein sequence is MTTRSSATAIRARRGHKERSKNFTELEKRTVLELIARHRDVLRQGRSNNATNRSKQLVWSTICEEVNKRCGGDRPRTPAQVKMWYENYKKKCKMRAHDTQPPPAEAPGLLDGMLWQSIHPLDVKDEEGEATTSAEGAHSVKDDDCIPVNMSNGRLSTNDSDDTMPNVLEPQVQIIPQSSPTPPPLKSLPNPQINPLTLTSHLPIITNPLQAIEQARIQQNFLQKLNELSNTPLNLSHLDDDKRKNGHDRQDKSEEMKHDYASATEEERLYFTAKRQHAIWEHEAKMKILNMELRQKEEIFSLQKQLFLIELRLKMDFLEKASAK, encoded by the exons ATGACGACGCGCAGCAGCGCGACCGCGATTCGAGCGCGGCGCGGACACAAGGAGCGTTCCAAGAACTTCACGGAGCTGGAGAAGAGGACGGTACTCGAGCTGATAGCGCGCCATCGTGACGTGCTGCGGCAGGGGCGCTCCAACAACGCGACCAACCGCAGCAAGCAG CTGGTGTGGTCTACAATCTGCGAGGAGGTGAACAAGCGCTGCGGCGGCGACAGGCCGCGCACTCCTGCGCAGGTCAAGATGTGGTACGAAAATTATAAGAAGAAGTGTAAAATGCGCGCACACGACACACAG CCACCACCAGCGGAAGCGCCCGGCCTACTCGATGGCATGCTCTGGCAAAGCATTCACCCTCTAGACGTCAAAG ACGAGGAAGGCGAAGCGACTACAAGTGCAGAGGGCGCTCACAGCGTGAAGGACGATGATTGTATACCTGTTAAC aTGTCAAATGGCCGCCTATCAACGAACGACAGCGACGATACGATGCCAAACGTACTCGAGCCCCAGGTCCAAATCATCCCGCAATCTTCCCCCACGCCTCCCCCCCTAAAGTCCCTCCCCAACCCGCAGATCAACCCGCTCACGCTAACCTCTCACCTCCCCATCATAACGAATCCCCTACAAGCGATCGAACAAGCAAGAATTCAGCAGAATTTTCTACAGAAATTGAACGAATTATCGAACACCCCCTTAAATCTGAGTCACCTGGACGACGATAAACGGAAAAACGGTCACGATAGACAGGATAAGTCCGAGGAGATGAAACACGACTACGCTTCAGCCACGGAGGAGGAAAGATTGTACTTCACGGCGAAACGGCAGCACGCGATATGGGAACACGAAGCTAAAATGAAAATCCTGAACATGGAGCTCAGACAGAAGgaggaaatattttcattgcaaAAGCAACTCTTTCTGATCGAGTTACGGTTGAAAATGGACTTCTTGGAAAAGGCGAGCGCGAAGTGA